One genomic region from Frateuria soli encodes:
- a CDS encoding ABC transporter ATP-binding protein: MNHAIELDSLAKRYGTLAALDGISARVPRGQVIGLLGHNGAGKSTLLKLILGLIAPSGGRLEVLGQAPWRAHALRRRIGYLPESATFYANLTARELLDYLARLKQAPRAQVAVLLERVGLAHAADRRIGTYSKGMRQRVGLAQALLGSPELVLLDEPTTGLDPQATRELYRIVGELRADGRCVLLSSHLLAELEPHIDGALILRQGRLLAAGSLHALGEQAALPAQVLLRPREQAAGELIARLQAGGLSARPRPDGRLELEVPRASKLRTLRELLADPAVVDLDVREPTLAQLYDWLGAGPQLSTQVAA, from the coding sequence ATGAACCACGCGATCGAACTGGACAGCCTGGCCAAGCGCTACGGCACGCTCGCCGCGCTCGACGGCATCAGCGCGCGCGTACCACGCGGCCAGGTGATCGGGCTGCTCGGCCACAACGGCGCAGGCAAGTCCACGCTGCTCAAGCTGATCCTGGGACTGATCGCGCCCAGCGGCGGCCGCCTTGAAGTACTCGGCCAAGCACCCTGGCGCGCGCATGCCCTGCGCCGGCGCATCGGCTACCTGCCCGAGAGCGCCACCTTCTACGCCAACCTCACCGCGCGCGAGCTGCTGGACTACCTGGCGCGGCTCAAGCAGGCGCCGCGCGCGCAGGTGGCGGTGCTGCTGGAGCGTGTCGGCCTGGCACACGCCGCCGACCGGCGCATCGGCACCTATTCGAAGGGCATGCGCCAGCGCGTGGGCCTGGCGCAGGCGCTGCTCGGCTCGCCCGAGTTGGTGCTGCTGGACGAGCCGACCACCGGCCTGGACCCGCAGGCCACCCGCGAGCTCTACCGCATCGTCGGCGAGCTGCGGGCGGACGGCCGCTGCGTGTTGCTCTCCTCGCACCTGCTGGCCGAGCTGGAGCCGCACATCGACGGCGCGCTGATCCTGCGCCAGGGCAGGCTGCTGGCCGCCGGCAGCCTGCACGCGCTGGGCGAGCAGGCCGCGCTGCCGGCGCAGGTGCTGTTGCGCCCGCGCGAGCAGGCCGCGGGCGAGTTGATCGCGCGGCTGCAGGCCGGCGGCCTCAGCGCACGGCCGCGTCCCGATGGCCGGCTGGAACTGGAAGTGCCGCGCGCCAGCAAGCTGCGCACGCTGCGCGAGCTGCTGGCCGATCCGGCCGTCGTCGACCTGGACGTGCGCGAACCCACCCTGGCGCAGCTCTACGACTGGCTCGGCGCCGGTCCGCAACTCTCCACCCAGGTGGCCGCATGA
- the nosZ gene encoding TAT-dependent nitrous-oxide reductase encodes MHDESNKNPGPGEASADPARRNFIKTSALAGLAGAGGLVGGFALGSRNAKGTRPDHEEGHDKDEQEEHEHAAASDHVAPGQLDEYYGFWSGGQSGEIRLVGLPSMRELMRIPVFNPDFTIGWGVTNESKRVLGANFPPGGDCHHPHMSQTDGHYDGRYVFINDKAHSRVARIRCDVMRTDRIVEIPNVQSIHGLRVQRAPRTGYVFANAEFLIPQPNDGHGLEDTDKYQTMFSAIDGDTMEVKWQVLVDGNLDNTEADYAGKYAISTCYNSEHGMDLPGTMQAERDWAVVFNIARIEEAVKQGKFKTIGDSRVPVVDGRHGSPLTLYIPVPKSPHGINATPDGKYVVANGKLSPTVTVISWALVDDWFAGKLKDPRDTVVAEPELGLGPLHTAYDGRGNGYTTLFIDSQIAKWNIEDAIAAYAGKKVNYLRQKIDVAYQPGHCHTSMGESRDADGKWLVSLNKFSKDRFLSTGPLHPDNDQLIDISGETMKLVADGPVYAEPHDVTLVHRRVLADKVKRRWDRDDPYFAETIAMARRHGINVLADSKVIREGRKVFVYMTSAAPIFGMGSFKVKKGDEVTVVVTNIDGVEDLAHGFCIANYGINMEISPGATSSVTFTADKAGVFWYYCTFFCHAMHMEMSGRMLVEA; translated from the coding sequence ATGCACGACGAATCGAACAAGAACCCTGGCCCGGGCGAGGCATCCGCCGACCCGGCGCGCCGCAACTTCATCAAGACCAGCGCGCTGGCCGGCCTTGCCGGCGCCGGCGGGCTGGTGGGCGGGTTTGCGCTGGGGAGCCGCAATGCGAAGGGCACCCGACCCGACCACGAGGAGGGGCACGACAAGGACGAGCAGGAGGAGCACGAGCATGCGGCGGCTTCCGACCACGTCGCACCCGGCCAGCTCGACGAGTACTACGGCTTCTGGAGCGGCGGCCAGTCCGGCGAGATCCGCCTGGTCGGTCTGCCCTCGATGCGCGAGCTGATGCGCATCCCGGTGTTCAACCCCGACTTCACCATCGGCTGGGGCGTCACCAATGAGAGCAAGCGCGTGCTCGGCGCCAACTTCCCGCCCGGCGGGGACTGCCACCATCCGCACATGAGCCAGACCGACGGCCATTACGACGGACGCTACGTGTTCATCAACGACAAGGCGCACAGCCGCGTGGCGCGCATCCGCTGCGACGTGATGCGCACCGATCGCATCGTCGAGATTCCCAACGTGCAATCGATCCACGGCCTGCGCGTGCAGCGTGCGCCGCGCACCGGCTACGTTTTCGCCAACGCCGAGTTCCTGATCCCCCAGCCCAACGACGGCCACGGGCTGGAGGACACGGACAAGTACCAGACCATGTTCAGCGCCATCGACGGTGACACCATGGAAGTGAAGTGGCAGGTGCTGGTGGACGGCAACCTGGACAACACCGAGGCCGACTACGCGGGCAAGTACGCGATCTCCACCTGCTACAACTCCGAGCACGGCATGGACCTGCCGGGCACCATGCAGGCCGAGCGCGACTGGGCGGTGGTGTTCAACATCGCGCGCATCGAGGAGGCCGTGAAGCAGGGCAAGTTCAAGACCATCGGCGACTCCAGGGTGCCGGTGGTGGACGGCCGCCACGGTTCGCCGCTGACGCTCTACATCCCGGTGCCCAAGAGCCCGCACGGCATCAATGCCACCCCGGACGGCAAGTACGTGGTGGCCAACGGCAAGCTTTCCCCCACCGTGACGGTGATCAGCTGGGCGCTGGTCGACGACTGGTTCGCCGGCAAGCTCAAGGACCCGCGCGACACCGTGGTAGCCGAGCCGGAGCTGGGCCTGGGGCCGCTGCACACCGCCTACGACGGCCGCGGCAACGGCTACACCACGCTGTTCATCGACAGCCAGATCGCCAAGTGGAACATCGAGGACGCGATCGCCGCCTACGCCGGCAAGAAGGTCAACTACCTGCGCCAGAAGATCGACGTCGCCTACCAGCCCGGCCATTGCCACACCTCGATGGGCGAATCGCGCGATGCCGACGGCAAGTGGCTCGTCTCGCTCAACAAGTTCTCCAAGGACCGCTTCCTGTCCACCGGCCCGCTGCACCCGGACAACGACCAGCTCATCGACATCTCCGGCGAGACCATGAAACTGGTCGCCGACGGCCCGGTGTACGCCGAGCCGCACGACGTCACCCTGGTCCACCGGCGGGTGCTGGCGGACAAGGTCAAGCGCCGCTGGGACCGCGACGATCCCTACTTCGCCGAAACGATTGCCATGGCCAGGCGCCACGGCATCAACGTGCTGGCCGACAGCAAGGTCATCCGCGAAGGCCGCAAGGTGTTCGTCTACATGACGTCCGCCGCGCCGATCTTCGGCATGGGCAGCTTCAAGGTGAAGAAGGGCGACGAGGTCACCGTGGTGGTGACCAACATCGACGGCGTGGAGGACCTGGCGCACGGCTTCTGCATCGCCAACTACGGCATCAACATGGAGATCAGCCCCGGCGCCACCTCCTCGGTCACCTTCACCGCCGACAAGGCGGGGGTGTTCTGGTACTACTGCACGTTCTTCTGCCATGCCATGCACATGGAGATGAGCGGGCGGATGCTGGTGGAGGCCTGA
- a CDS encoding ABC transporter permease yields MNPVLTVAAKEFRDDFRNRWTIALTVLFALLALGIAWFGSAAAGRVGFTSFDATLASLTTLGAFVIPLIGLLIAYDSVVGERDDGTLLLMLSYPLSRGQLVAGKFLGHCSALAVATLAGFGLAVAIMQWMQPAAQMAQAWLQIGRFVASASLLGACFVGLACLISVQTADKARAAGLALIGWLATVVLFDLALLALLVVSGGTPFERAVYPYLLLLNPVDVFRLVNLTALGEGAGNDLLTGMTAHHAYSPTLLCLVLLGWAATPFAWAMLAFRRKEI; encoded by the coding sequence ATGAACCCGGTCCTCACCGTCGCCGCCAAGGAGTTCCGCGACGACTTCCGCAACCGCTGGACGATCGCGCTCACCGTCCTGTTCGCGCTGCTGGCACTGGGCATCGCCTGGTTCGGCAGCGCCGCGGCCGGACGCGTGGGCTTCACCTCGTTCGACGCCACGCTGGCCAGCCTGACCACGCTGGGCGCATTCGTGATTCCGCTGATCGGCCTGCTGATCGCCTACGACTCGGTGGTGGGCGAGCGCGACGACGGCACGCTGCTGCTGATGCTGAGCTATCCGCTCTCGCGCGGACAGCTGGTGGCGGGCAAGTTCCTCGGCCACTGCAGCGCGCTGGCGGTGGCCACGCTGGCCGGCTTCGGGCTGGCGGTGGCGATCATGCAGTGGATGCAGCCGGCCGCGCAGATGGCGCAGGCGTGGCTGCAGATCGGCCGCTTCGTCGCCAGCGCCTCGCTGCTGGGCGCCTGCTTCGTGGGGCTGGCCTGCCTGATCAGCGTGCAGACTGCCGACAAGGCGCGCGCCGCCGGGCTGGCGCTGATCGGCTGGCTGGCTACCGTGGTGCTGTTCGACCTGGCCCTGCTGGCGCTGCTGGTGGTCAGCGGCGGCACCCCGTTCGAGCGTGCCGTGTACCCGTACCTGCTGCTGCTCAACCCGGTGGACGTGTTCCGCCTGGTCAACCTCACCGCGCTGGGCGAGGGCGCGGGCAACGACCTGCTCACCGGCATGACCGCGCATCACGCCTATTCGCCAACCCTGTTGTGCCTGGTGCTGCTGGGCTGGGCGGCGACACCGTTCGCGTGGGCGATGCTCGCGTTCCGGCGCAAGGAGATCTGA
- a CDS encoding nitrous oxide reductase family maturation protein NosD, giving the protein MNLFRALSTALLAILLVAPAWAGDLLEQVVAAAPAGATVRVPAGVHAVHLKLERPITLVGEPGAILDGGGRGDVLRISAANVTVRDLIVRRSGTDLTAMNAGIYIERKARDVVIRANRVEASLFGIYLDGASNVRVERNVVRGLRNLRVADRGDGIHLWNDSGCTIEGNDVAGTRDGIYVYVSSGNTIARNLVHGVRYGVHYMYSQHNLLLDNVSRGNLAGYALMASHHLKVIGNSSEDEGSYGFLLNYISHSEVAGNRVYRINGQSDDAGGTIEGTEGKGLFVYLSQFNSFHDNLVADSQIGIHVTAGSESNRFRANRFEDNRLQVKYVQNLAQEWSERGRGNFWSDYLGWDLDADGIGDVPFRPNDGVDVLLWKYPSARNLMSSPSVLLMRYVQRAFPVFTPPSVQDSHPLMKAPRP; this is encoded by the coding sequence GTGAACCTGTTCCGCGCCCTGTCCACTGCCCTGCTGGCCATCCTGCTGGTCGCGCCCGCGTGGGCGGGCGACCTGCTCGAACAGGTCGTGGCCGCAGCGCCCGCCGGCGCCACCGTCCGCGTGCCGGCGGGCGTGCACGCGGTGCACCTGAAGCTTGAAAGGCCCATCACGCTGGTGGGCGAACCCGGTGCGATCCTCGACGGCGGCGGCCGCGGCGACGTGCTTCGCATCAGCGCCGCCAACGTCACCGTGCGAGATCTGATCGTCCGGCGCAGCGGCACCGACCTCACCGCCATGAACGCCGGCATCTACATCGAGCGCAAGGCGCGCGACGTGGTCATCCGCGCCAACCGCGTCGAAGCGAGCCTGTTCGGCATCTACCTCGACGGCGCCTCCAACGTGCGCGTCGAGCGCAACGTCGTCCGCGGCCTGCGCAACCTGCGCGTAGCCGACCGTGGCGACGGCATCCACCTGTGGAACGACAGCGGCTGCACCATCGAGGGCAACGACGTGGCCGGCACGCGCGACGGCATCTACGTCTACGTAAGCTCGGGCAACACCATCGCGCGCAACCTGGTGCACGGCGTGCGCTACGGCGTGCACTACATGTATTCCCAGCACAACCTGCTGCTGGACAACGTCAGCCGCGGCAACCTCGCCGGCTACGCGCTGATGGCCTCGCATCACCTGAAGGTGATCGGCAACAGCTCCGAGGACGAGGGCTCCTACGGCTTCCTGCTCAACTACATCTCCCACAGCGAGGTCGCCGGCAACCGCGTGTACCGCATCAACGGCCAGAGCGACGACGCCGGCGGCACCATCGAGGGCACCGAGGGCAAGGGCCTGTTCGTCTACCTCTCGCAGTTCAACAGCTTCCACGACAACCTCGTGGCCGACTCGCAGATCGGCATCCACGTGACCGCCGGATCGGAGAGCAACCGCTTCCGGGCCAACCGCTTCGAGGACAACCGGCTGCAGGTGAAGTACGTGCAGAACCTGGCGCAGGAGTGGTCCGAGCGCGGCCGCGGCAATTTCTGGAGCGACTACCTGGGCTGGGACCTGGACGCCGACGGCATCGGCGACGTTCCCTTCCGCCCCAACGACGGCGTCGACGTGCTGCTCTGGAAGTACCCGTCCGCGCGCAACCTGATGTCCAGCCCCTCGGTGCTGCTGATGCGCTACGTGCAACGCGCCTTCCCGGTGTTCACGCCGCCCTCGGTGCAGGACAGCCACCCGCTGATGAAAGCCCCACGACCATGA
- a CDS encoding NosR/NirI family protein, with product MHTPRSSVGRLLLALCLLLLAPAALAGIDAKYPQLHQVFPQATRYGDIEGTPPAAAVYQGDKVIGYVFETVMVAPVPAYSGAPINLLVSIGTDGSIRDARVLEQHEPILLVGIPVQKLYDFVARYIGHRVDDKIVVGGGASGSVRIDAISSATVTSMVVNETIMNSALKVAASRKLIAGAADTGAATAAVRANYYQDADWKTLTGNGAIGHLRLARQAITEAFKGQPESGLVDDPTAPPRDEDEGEQTFIDLYFADVTPPTVGRNLLGAQAYADLMKHLKPGDSALAVMANGIYSFKGLGYVRGGIFDRVHLLQDGKLVLFKDSDLVALNDPQLRGMPEFREQAIFIVRSGATAGIPGFDATRPWTLQLLVNRQVGPLRSIYHTFTRDYRMPAAYTTRPEATAESAAGAPPANAALWQKIWYGRRVDIALLLGGLAVLTLILVFQDWIVKYPVLLERVRTGFLVYTLVFIGWHGLAQLSVVNIFTFIQSLLHGFHWETFLMDPLIFILWVFVAATLLLLGRGVYCGWLCPFGALQVLVSKVAKRLRVPQFEFPRAVHERLWALKYVILLVLFGMSLQSLNTAEHYAEIEPFKTAINLHFARSWSYVLYAVVLTGISAFNHKFYCRYVCPLGAGLAVSGRWRLFEWLRRRPECGKPCQVCANECEIKAIHADGRIDFNECHYCLDCQVTRVNDHKCPPLVQQRKKRERAARPLPTPVLTITPASAPETPQPTTVAD from the coding sequence ATGCACACGCCACGCTCATCCGTCGGGCGCCTGCTGCTGGCGCTGTGCCTGCTGTTGCTCGCGCCCGCCGCGCTGGCCGGCATCGACGCGAAGTACCCGCAGCTGCACCAGGTGTTCCCGCAGGCCACCCGCTACGGCGACATCGAGGGCACGCCGCCGGCCGCCGCGGTGTACCAGGGCGACAAGGTGATCGGCTACGTGTTCGAGACGGTGATGGTGGCGCCGGTGCCGGCCTACTCGGGCGCGCCGATCAACCTGCTGGTCTCGATCGGCACCGACGGCAGCATCCGCGACGCGCGCGTGCTGGAGCAGCACGAGCCGATCCTGCTGGTCGGCATTCCGGTGCAGAAACTGTACGACTTCGTCGCCCGCTACATCGGCCATCGCGTGGACGACAAGATCGTGGTCGGTGGCGGCGCCAGCGGCAGCGTGCGCATCGATGCGATCAGCAGCGCCACGGTGACCTCGATGGTGGTCAACGAAACCATCATGAACTCGGCGCTGAAAGTGGCCGCCTCACGCAAGCTGATCGCCGGCGCGGCCGACACCGGTGCGGCCACCGCCGCGGTGCGCGCCAACTACTACCAGGACGCCGACTGGAAGACGCTGACCGGCAACGGTGCGATCGGCCACCTGCGCCTGGCGCGCCAGGCCATCACCGAGGCATTCAAGGGCCAGCCCGAGAGCGGCCTGGTCGACGACCCCACCGCGCCGCCCAGGGACGAGGACGAGGGCGAGCAGACCTTCATCGACCTGTACTTCGCCGACGTCACCCCGCCCACGGTCGGCCGCAACCTGCTCGGCGCACAGGCCTACGCCGACCTGATGAAGCACCTCAAGCCCGGCGACAGCGCACTCGCGGTGATGGCCAACGGCATCTACTCGTTCAAGGGCCTGGGCTACGTGCGCGGCGGCATCTTCGACCGCGTGCACCTGCTGCAGGACGGCAAGCTGGTGCTGTTCAAGGACTCCGACCTGGTGGCGCTGAACGATCCGCAGTTGCGCGGCATGCCGGAATTCAGGGAGCAGGCGATCTTCATCGTGCGCAGCGGGGCCACGGCCGGCATCCCCGGCTTCGACGCCACGCGGCCGTGGACGCTGCAGCTGCTGGTCAATCGCCAGGTCGGCCCGCTGCGGAGCATCTATCACACCTTCACCCGCGACTACCGCATGCCGGCGGCGTACACCACGCGACCGGAAGCGACCGCGGAATCCGCGGCCGGTGCGCCACCGGCCAACGCCGCGTTGTGGCAGAAGATCTGGTACGGCCGGCGCGTCGATATCGCCCTGCTGCTGGGCGGACTGGCCGTGCTCACGCTGATCCTGGTGTTCCAGGACTGGATCGTGAAATACCCGGTGTTGCTCGAACGCGTGCGCACGGGCTTCCTGGTCTACACGCTGGTGTTCATCGGCTGGCACGGGCTGGCGCAGCTGTCGGTGGTGAACATCTTCACCTTCATCCAGTCGCTGCTGCACGGCTTCCATTGGGAGACCTTCCTGATGGACCCGCTGATCTTCATCCTGTGGGTGTTCGTGGCGGCCACGCTGCTGCTGCTCGGGCGCGGCGTGTACTGCGGCTGGCTGTGCCCGTTCGGTGCGCTGCAGGTGCTGGTGAGCAAGGTCGCCAAGCGCCTGCGCGTGCCGCAGTTCGAGTTCCCCAGGGCGGTGCACGAGCGGCTGTGGGCGCTCAAGTACGTCATCCTGCTGGTGCTGTTCGGCATGTCGCTGCAGTCGCTCAACACCGCCGAGCACTACGCCGAGATCGAGCCGTTCAAGACCGCGATCAACCTGCATTTCGCCCGTTCCTGGAGCTACGTCCTCTACGCGGTGGTGCTGACCGGGATTTCGGCCTTCAACCACAAGTTCTACTGCCGCTACGTGTGCCCGCTGGGCGCGGGACTGGCGGTGTCCGGACGCTGGCGCCTGTTCGAATGGCTGCGCCGCCGGCCCGAGTGCGGCAAGCCCTGCCAGGTCTGCGCCAACGAATGCGAGATCAAGGCAATCCATGCGGACGGCCGTATCGACTTCAACGAATGCCACTACTGCCTGGATTGCCAGGTCACCCGCGTCAACGACCACAAGTGCCCGCCGCTGGTGCAGCAGCGCAAGAAGCGCGAACGCGCCGCGCGACCGCTGCCCACGCCGGTGCTGACGATTACCCCGGCGTCCGCGCCGGAAACGCCCCAGCCGACGACCGTCGCCGACTGA